The genomic region CGACGTTTATAAGAGCTGTATTGTTGCTAAGTATGGAAACCAATTGTGTGGATATTGCCTTACAAAGGGCAACTACGGCATTGCTTATCATATctgaatatttcacaaaaaggtTCTATGTCTTATAAAACTATGAAACATCACTAGTTGTAATTAAGCAGACTCAGTGATTCCCCCAGTATaatataagcctggcgggccaccaggctttactggCTCCaccccccaccaggctaagcggCACACTGAGTTGGATGTGAGGGATGCGCACCAATTTTGTTGGCTTCACGTGctattatttccaaattatgatgCCTGCTCGTGCACCTCCaaatatttgtaacttttaagatttctttttacgCAAAAACATGGAGGGCCGCCGGTGGACTGCCCTAGCGCCTCTACTACCAGGTTTAGCAGATTTTCTGTAGGAAACTCTTAGAGTGaacaggtttatttttaaataccaaCCTCTTGCTCACGACTGTCAAACTGTGAATGAAGGCACTGGTGACACCTTTAAATGGCGTCTCTCTCGTTATGTTTTCCCGACAGTCGAAGGCAAAATGAGAAAGCAATGTGGTTCACGTTGGGGATCAGGGAGGTACTCAAAGGCTGGGATGTAGGCCTGCAGGACATGTGTTCAGGAGAGAAGAGGAAACTGGTAATACCTCCAGACCTGGCCTATGGGAAGGAAGGGAAAGGTAGAGAGGCCTTGTTTGTCTTCTGTCTTCAATGCATGCTGCTGAACACAGTCTCTCTATGTGATATTCATGTTTCTTTGTCTTACTTCCAGTGGTTTTCTAGGACTATCATGCTAAGCTGAAACTTTATTGTGGGACAGTGGTCTGCTTTGACTCAGCATGGAGCATGCAAACAGTTCTGTGCTTTCACTCTGGTAAGCACAAACTACACTAACCAAAACTATCGCCCTGTAGAAGCTAACCATCCATTTTATAGATGTCAAAATATCCAAAAGCTTGGCTGAAAGACTGAAACTGCCCAATGACTGTTTTGTTGAAGTAATTTTTTGATGGTTCTATTTATTAACCTGACTTGTTACCTGTGACCAGGTAAGATCCCACCGGAGAGCACGCTGACCTTCTTGGTTGAACTGCTTGAAATCAGAAATGGCCCGAGGTCTCACGAGTCCTTTCAGGAGATGGACCTCAATGACGACTGGAGGCTCTCCAGATACGAGGTGACCACAAAGATTTTTCTCTTCAGCAATAAGTTGAGTGTACAGAGTCAAGAAAAAGTGTTTATCTCTTTCAGgcttctttagtttttttcacataattattGCAGacagagtttttgttgtttgtttttacttggtATTTATcgtattttttttagtatttactTTGTTTAATCCCTATATCTcactgtttgtctgttttaggTGAAAGAATATCTCAGGAAGGAGTTTGAGCGCCACGGCTACCCGCCCAATGACACGTTACATGAGAACATGGCGGCCGATATCTTCGCCAAAGAGGACACGAACAACGATGGTTTCCTATCTGCAAGAGAGTTCACCTACAAACACGACGAACTGTAACATCACTGCTGTGGCTTGTTGCTTAAACACAAGAGACTCTCAGGTTATTTAAAGCAGCATGCTTGTGTGAAACACAACTGTGAAACTGGTTGCGTCATACATTTTAAGCAGACTGTTTTGCTTTTGAGGCCAAGTTTTCAATCAGAggtaagatttttaaaaaccaagaaTAGCAAAGAAGGTAAATCATTTGGCTTTCCATTCGAACACATAAGATCATTGAAGACAAACAGTTTTGTTCAGAAGTTTTCATCTAATCAGCAGGGGCTAAATGTTCTTTTAGTGGAATAAGTATACCACAAAAAACTTAATTGTCTCTTGCAATAGTCTCAAAACTTTATATATACACCTTCACTAGTAGttggtttgatgttttttagGAAGTAGCAGAAAAACCATACGGCTTCTGTGGGGCCTTGAACAAGCtctggagctaaatattttaccaCTACTCATCTTATGAGaaattgctaaattatttaaaatatttctctttttcaccTGGACCTGGctttcaagtacattttttcatGTACGTAGCTGTATATCCAGAATAATGACTTTCATGCCAATCATGAAGGTATATAAACTTCTGACCAGAACTGCAGGTCAAATGACTCCACTCcatctgaattaaaaaaaacaaaaacctatgGTGCTCACAGTTTTCCTACTGTAGAAATgccttgtctttttttgttgtcgttgttGTTGACATCTTTCTAAAGCTAATTTTCTGAATCCATTTGGATAGGAAAACATAAACTCTCCAAAAACTTGATtatcatcaaaacaaatttaccTTAAAATCTGGAACATGTgttatatttattgtattaagcattaaaatagttcttttaaagagatttgatcttttttttttctagaaaaaggaACTCGGACACGATATTCAGAATGTAGCTGTCAGTCACACACCACCTACAACTGAAGATGGTGTATCCAATActgcacaatttattttatttccaaatactTTTGTTCATTGCTTGTGGTCAGTCTTCCACTGTAGACATTATCAGAAATGGAGTAGATACACGTCAGTAATGTCGTTTGTGCCaacttttgttaatttgttgaTACCTTCACATTTGACCAGCAGATGGCACTGTCCTCCCAGCTTTTAAACTTTGTGCTAGCTGCTGCTGGAACGAGGAAAACAGCTGAACTCATTTATTATTTGCTCATAAAATCTTAATCCCAAACATCCTATTAGTCCATCCTTGCATGTCAGTCTCATCtatttctctaaaaataaaagtcaaattaatACAAAGGAGCACCACTATGCTGTATGCAAAAACTACCAAGCAAACAGGTAAGACTGAATAATCATAAAGGATGTACATGGAACCTTGTTTTTTACTCCAAAATTTAGCACATCCACTAAAAtgtgtgtctgggtgtgtgtgggtgtgggcgtgtgtgtgtgtgttgcttgaccatttagaaatgacaagaaaaagaaatgtacaaaattcTGCTTAAAGTTCAACTTAAACGCAGCATAACTCTTggacaaaaacaagtttgtatGTCTTTAAAACGTTGCGGCTATTAATGTAATAAACAATATAGAGTTGAGGTAACACAAGATGacaaaaatctaacttttcAGTCCTTCCATTAGTGTGTaaattgatcaaaatgtttttaaaaagtacaaaaaaaaagaaagtgatgGAAGACTGTGTCCCACGACTTAGTGTGTAGAGACTGTATCTAGTCTGTCGAGCCCTCCTCCTCACACACATTGAAAACATTCCGAGCTGAAAAAGGTCAGAGGTCGCACAGTCGGAATAAGGCTGGACCCTGTTTCACACTCACGCTCACGTAGAACACGCAAACACACCAAGGATAAATTAGTCTCTGTGTCCATTTTGTGAGTGTCTGGAGCCGTCAGACGGCCGACCGAGGAGAAGTGTTCTTCGAGTGAGAAAGAAGTTGGAGGCTCAGTGACTCATCTGAGGTGTGTCCTGATCCCAGGTGGCGTTGGGTTCACTGAAAGACAAAGCAACAAATGAGACCACAGTGCTAGGAGACAGTGTAAACATCATTTAGTCTTGCAAAAGTGTCGTACgccttgaaccttttcacactTTCTTGAGTTTCAACCACAAGGTTTATTGTACTTGATGTGCTAGACTGGCACAAAGTGGCACATAAATGTGAAGGAGACATAAGGACACATGGTCTCACATTTCTTTATAGGTATGAAAAAATGTGACAGGAATGTATTTGCCTTCAACCCTGCATcttctttcacatgtttgcttTGTAGCCTACATGGCTTATATTTGTAGTACATATAATGTTATTGTTGCCTGTTTTTTCCAAGACAGTTGTAAGTTGTTATTTCAACTTACAACTGTCTGTAAGTTGGCAGTCTTTTTGGGATGATGGGTTGAACAGTGTTTTATGAGATGCTTTAAAGCTTGGGATAGggttttataacctaactctgcgttaaacttctccacaatgTCTGGTTTGTTCCTTGATTTTTaagatgctgtttgtttgcaAATGTTCACTTACAGACTTCTGAAAACTACACAGAGAGGCTACAATTATATGTAGCTGTGCTACATTTTCATTCAACTCCACAATCATACTCTATTTGACGTATGTGCGTCCCATGAAATCCCCCTAAAGTAACCTTAGAGTTTGTGGTTGtacaatgacaaaatgtggaaaaggggCAAGGTCCTGCATGTGTCCAGAGTGACTAcctctgttttctttgcttgGGTAAATGCGAGGGAAAGGCTTGAATTCATCGGGCGGCGGGAGGTCTTCTACAGGGTGGAACTGGAACTTGGATTCAAAGTCGTCTACTGGACAGAAAAGATGCGGCTAACGGTTAAAACATTCAAGCTCGTATTGTTCTCATCCaatacaaaaatttattttagcctgtatcacaaaataacataaaatctatACAGATAcctaatagaatagaatagaatagaattactttattcatcccagcagggaaattattttgcagttacagcatagagacaagacacaataacaactaccactgtgtagcaattgtagacaaaataaaaataaaatataacatgctgtcaatataaaaagcaacttagagcagtccttgcaaagattcaaaaaatgcagatacagtatgtatatgtaaatatatgtacagcaagtgtgccacagtgcagttgtgcaaaattggactgattagtgcagaacaatgatttagcttttattgtacagtgagatggcatgtggcaggaaggatttcctgtatctgtccctacgacagcggagctggagcagcctatgtgagaaggtgctccgctgtctgtccactatgtggtggagagggtgctgtttattgtccataatagacagaaccttcttcagtgtcctcctctccaccacagtttccagggactccagccatAATAACTCAAACCATAATTATGATGTAtgattaatttgaatttaaaatgcaattgtTTTATtacgttttatttattaactgatGCATAAAAGTTGCCACACAATTTCTTgacatataaataattattcaatgatgtaatgatttatttatcCGTTAGCAAAATTGAGGCACGTTTGAACCTCCATGTTTGCAAGGttctaaaatgtttcatgttatttatatttaagtatttaaattcAGCCTCTACAATGCAAAACGTCACAGTCCTTTCTACCTCCCAGGCTATTGTTTAAGCTGTTGttaagcaaaagcaaaggaCAGATATAAAGGtttcagaaaacacaagaactttgtgttttcagatgCATCAGAAAACACAGTGCATCAAACCCCACAATTTAAATGTGGCGTACTGTCTTTTTACCACAATTGTACATTCTCTCTCTTTATACGCAACAAAGTAGTGAAACTTTACCCAGACTGTGGAGGTGTCCATTCCTAAGGCTGAATGGAGGTGGTGGAGGCGGAGGGGGAAGAATGCGGGTGGACAACTCTGTGGTGGGGGAACGTGCCGGAGGAGCCGGTGGAGGAGCCAGCAGCCGACCCACACCTGTCAGAGAGACGAGGGGGCCCACGTCAGCAGTTTGATCCGACCACATGCAAAGTCACCACGATTTGATCTAATGCCAGCTAACGCACACAGAATGTTTAATGATGCTTATTTCTAACTCAGGGAAAAAGCAACTATTCAGGTAAACTCCCAAAGCACACACAGAGTGTTGGGTTTAATGGCAAGGTGCGACTAGCGCCACAGAATCCAACCTGGACTCTGCATGGAAAGTCCACAAAGAGATGTTTCTGTACTCACATATGGAGAAAATCGGCAGAGGAGTCAATCTGAGCTCGTTTTAAGTCAAACAATTTCATGATGACTGTATTGCATTGTTTCACTGTCTCATGGTTTAACCTCTGGCCCTATGTGAGGGTTAAAAACTTTTGCCAAAAttgacttaggccattattttaggaaggtgacagtTTTCCAAGTATCTCAGCAACTCTGTGGTTGTCCTTCACCACATGtatcaaactcgaggcccgggAGCCAAATCCGGTCCACCATAATTTTTAATGTGGGCCTCTTGACTCTATAGAGTCACATAAATATAACTTTCATGATAAaagttgtgtgcttaaatattagtttatcaataaaatcaaagcagttttgctttgattacaTATTACATAGGTGTCAAAAGCTTTCCAATATTATTCAATTTCAAGAAATATTCATCAAATGCAAAGAAATCTATTAATATTCTAACAATTTGTTAATAATTGTTAACAAATTGTTTAGAAAGCAATACTGCAATAGCTGACAACCGGCTCTTTAAGGACATTTATGGTCTTGATATGAACctaaatgaaaatgagcttGACATCCCCTGACACCATTTTAACTCTGGACAATTATATTCTGAAATGCTGATATTCTTTTGGGCTGTCAATAAATGCCACAACGTCACATATAAAGTTGCATCTTGGCTTTTCACCTGTTCAATACAAGATAGCTTAGAAGTTAGCTAAGAATTCAATcacctttcacttttatttcattttttttctaaaacatgacTCAGACTGCACTGAAAGCTTTTCCAGCTTTGCAAAATCACTGTGTGCAGTTTTAACCTTCGAGCTATTTATAACAACCTGCATGATGCAGAAAGCTGTGGACAATAAAAGGTGGATATAAAAACGCCTCCCCGCTGACATCAAAGACATATAGGCACCACCTACCTAAACTTCTGGGCACAGCTGGCGGGCGCCGAGTGGGAATGTTGCAAGGGTATGACGGTGGCAGCGAGCGCATGGCTGGCGAGGGCACCGGGGCC from Xiphophorus couchianus chromosome 13, X_couchianus-1.0, whole genome shotgun sequence harbors:
- the LOC114155901 gene encoding peptidyl-prolyl cis-trans isomerase FKBP14-like, with translation MWLVVLLGSSMLASVSGGKLPEAEVDIEVLHRPFICHRRSKYGDMLLVHHDGYFENGTMFYSSRRQNEKAMWFTLGIREVLKGWDVGLQDMCSGEKRKLVIPPDLAYGKEGKGKIPPESTLTFLVELLEIRNGPRSHESFQEMDLNDDWRLSRYEVKEYLRKEFERHGYPPNDTLHENMAADIFAKEDTNNDGFLSAREFTYKHDEL